The stretch of DNA GGAAATTACAGTATCCTGGTCGATGCGGGCCTCTATTTGCATGGGGCCGTATACCAATTCCTGTTTGGGGAACTCATATACGAGCAGATCGCCGTAATTAGGTGCGTCAGACCTGGCAGCCATCCAGCCAATCATATTTGTTTTGTTGTTTGGCGTAAAAGGCAGTATTAAAACATATTCCGTCTTTTCACTTTCCGGCAGCCTGATAATGTTATAATAGGGTTCCAACTCTACTTCTTCATTATAAAACTTTTCAGTAGGCAGGTTCCATCTATTCTCTTGATTATACAATACTTCAGTATTGGTCATGTGATAGACTGTATATTTTTCCGCCTGAATATTAAAAAGGTCAATGGGATAACGGATATGCTCCCTTAAATCTCCTGGCATTTTATCTAGCGGCTTAAAAACACCGGGAAATATTTTAGCATAAGTTTGTATAACCGGATCTTCAGCATCAGCTACGTAAAAATCCACCTGTCCGGTATAGGCGTTGACTACTACCTTTACCGCATTGCGAATGTAGTTGTTCCCACCCTTGTAAGGCTCTGAATAGGGATACATGTTCGATGTGGTATAGGCATCCCACATCCAGTGAAGAGCACCGTCATTATCAATCACTAAATACGGATCACTGTCGTAATTGAGAAAAGGGGCCAGTTTGGGAACTCTGTCCTGGATATTGCGGTAATACAATATTTGGCTGCTATTCTCAACATCACTGGCCAGAAGCATTTTATAGTCGGCAAAGGCCAGTGCAAAAATTACCTTGCGTAAAAATCCATTTACCTTTACGCCATTGTCACCCTCGTAGGTGGTGTAGGCGTTTTCGGTTCCCACCGGGTAGTCAAACTCCTCGGCTTTTGTGTTTACTATCACATAATTATCCGTTAACTCACCAAAATATATTTCGGGCCGTGTTATATTTTTATCAACGGCGCTGGTGGGAGGAATATTTTTGATAAATAGCTCCGGCAGTCCTTCCGAGGTCGTTTTGTTGACGGGGTTCATAGTTAAGCCATAACCATGGGTGTATTTCAGCCGCTGGTTAATCCAAGTTTTAGCGTTATCCGGCAATTGTGCCTGGTCAAGTTCCCTGGCTGCCAACATGACCTGCCGGTATTCACTATTAATCGTATAGCGGTCGATATCGATATTTTCCAGCTCGTAATATGGTCTAATCTCTTGCAATTGTTGGTATGTTTCGCTCAGTGGCCGCCAGTCCCAAAGTCTTATGTTGTTTACCGTTTCCCGGTTGTTTTCTATATCGGCTTTACTGAGTACCTGTCCCGCAGGGAATTTTTTTACCTCCACCCGGTCCAGGTTGTATGCCATGCTGGTGTATTTTATGGAGTTGGCAATGTAGGGTGACTCTTTGTTCAGCTCATTTGGTCTTACTATAAGACTTTGAATTGCTGATGGATAAATGCTGCCTAAAAGTATTGATGCCAAGAATAAACCGCCAATGCTGTAAAGGATAAGTTTAAACCGGCGTAAAAAAATGTTGATAATGATAATCACGGCAATGAGCAGGGCAATGAAAAATAATGCCTTATATGCCAGTAACCGGGCATGAATATCTGTATAACCTGGTCCAAAAGTGACACCGTTGCCGGAATATAAAAGCATATATTGTTCTAATCGATAACCCCAGGCACGAACCAAGAAAAAAAGCGCCGCTAAAAAAGACAGATGCAGCCTGGCAGCCATGGAATTAAAAATTTTACCCAATCCATCTCTGCCGGTTTCTGCCAGAAAGTATACCATAGCCACGGTGAAGGCGGACAAGATAATGAACCAAGTCAACAGCTTGTAAAGGAACTGATAAAATGGCAGATTAAAAATATATTTGCCTATATCATTATTGAAAATAGGATCGGTAACGCCAAAGGCGGTGCTGTGCAAAAATTTTTGCACTATAACCCAATCACCGGTTACCGCCGTGCTTACGAATATACCCAGGGCGGCGCTGATGGCCAGGTAGGTTAAGGTAAGTAAACGCGGTGTTAAATACTTGTTTAGGGGTGATTGGTGAATTGTTATAATATCATCGTCAGTTTTATTAATCTGGCGGGCACTTATGCTCTGGAGTACTGATTTTCTTGTTAGCATTAAATTAATAAAGATAAACAGAAATGCTATTAACCCTACCAGCACTCGCAGTCCTATCTCGGAAAGCAATATTGTTTTAAATATATTACTATAACCAAGAGACTGGAACCACAGCCAATCAATATAAAGATGCGAACCCCACCAAGCTACAAGCAGGATTATTGCTAAAACTGCAGCAACTATACTTATTAGCCACTTAAAGCCTTTTTGCAATAAATCTCCTCCTTAATTATAAAACCAAAAACAGGTATGTTAAGTTATCGCAGTTTACATTGGTTTAGATGGCTTTTTAATGTCATCTGCCTCATGACGTATCTTTGCTTCGCACAACTGGCAAAAAGAAGGTACCTTTTTGGGCATATCTTCGTCGTCATCAAGGAAAGGGTTTTTATTATCCTCTACGATCTGGTCTGGATCGAACATTCTACCGCACATAATACATTTTTTCATAGCCATTTAGGCTCACCTCCGGGCATGTTGTTATAACATAATATTCTCCGCCGGATGTGTGATTCCTGCCCGGATTTAAACCGTGCCCCTGAAAACAAGCGGCACTTATGCGTTCAGACCAGCAATTTATTTTAAAAGTAGGTTTTTAATTCTTGGGCGATGGCTTCCGGTAATATTACCGTCCAGGGGTCATCATGCAGAATTTGCATATGGGTAATATCGCTGCCCACAAGGGGGAATATGGTAAACCTGCCAACAATCCTGGCGTGAATGGAAAAACCGGCATGTTCAGATCGGGCAAAATACAAGGCAGCATTAAAGGAAGTGATGTTGCTTTGTTTATAGAATTTAATTACCCTACACAGACCTACAGCAAGATCATATAAATCATCGTCGGAAATATCGTGTATGGTTTTCTTGCCCGGCAATATACCCATGATATCGCCGACGTGTCGTGGCGCAAATGCGCTGAGCCAGTGTACCTTACCGGTTTGGCCGACATACCTTTCTTTGGCTTTTAATTCGCTATTAATTAGATCGGTCCAGTAATTACTCTTATAATCACTTAAATATTTTTCGGAAGCATTGATCAACTGTTTGTCAAATGTGCATGGTTCCTTACCGGCCAGTATTTGTAAATGGGGGTGGATTAATGAACCTCCGGCATAAGGCATATAGTTCCAGTTAATAGATACATAGCGGGCTTCGTCCGGATCTAACGCTGTTACTCTTTGTAAATAGTCCAACCCGGCCCGGAAACTGTTGATGATTAACTCTGTTTCAATTTCCTCCATGGCAATGTAATGGCGGCATGACATGACTACCAGTGAGGCGTATTTTTCATAAGGGTTTAAATTGGGGATTACTGTTGCATCACCGAGTTTGATGCGTCCCTCGGGGGCTATGTCTGCAGAAAA from Desulfoscipio gibsoniae DSM 7213 encodes:
- a CDS encoding UPF0182 family membrane protein, which encodes MQKGFKWLISIVAAVLAIILLVAWWGSHLYIDWLWFQSLGYSNIFKTILLSEIGLRVLVGLIAFLFIFINLMLTRKSVLQSISARQINKTDDDIITIHQSPLNKYLTPRLLTLTYLAISAALGIFVSTAVTGDWVIVQKFLHSTAFGVTDPIFNNDIGKYIFNLPFYQFLYKLLTWFIILSAFTVAMVYFLAETGRDGLGKIFNSMAARLHLSFLAALFFLVRAWGYRLEQYMLLYSGNGVTFGPGYTDIHARLLAYKALFFIALLIAVIIIINIFLRRFKLILYSIGGLFLASILLGSIYPSAIQSLIVRPNELNKESPYIANSIKYTSMAYNLDRVEVKKFPAGQVLSKADIENNRETVNNIRLWDWRPLSETYQQLQEIRPYYELENIDIDRYTINSEYRQVMLAARELDQAQLPDNAKTWINQRLKYTHGYGLTMNPVNKTTSEGLPELFIKNIPPTSAVDKNITRPEIYFGELTDNYVIVNTKAEEFDYPVGTENAYTTYEGDNGVKVNGFLRKVIFALAFADYKMLLASDVENSSQILYYRNIQDRVPKLAPFLNYDSDPYLVIDNDGALHWMWDAYTTSNMYPYSEPYKGGNNYIRNAVKVVVNAYTGQVDFYVADAEDPVIQTYAKIFPGVFKPLDKMPGDLREHIRYPIDLFNIQAEKYTVYHMTNTEVLYNQENRWNLPTEKFYNEEVELEPYYNIIRLPESEKTEYVLILPFTPNNKTNMIGWMAARSDAPNYGDLLVYEFPKQELVYGPMQIEARIDQDTVISQQLTLWNQRGSSVIRGNMLVIPVKDSLLYVEPLYLQSEQSRMPELRRVIVAHHDQVVMEPTLDIALNRIFGTAVNDTGPNEQQQQPPTDEVPVATLRDLINTANNLYNEAQSKLQNGDWAGYGEAIGKLKETLNDMSAQAE